ACTATAAGGACATAAAGTTTTATACTTCTGGAGCTTGTGAAAAATGTATGAATACAGGTTATATAGGGAGAATACCTGTTTTTGAGATAATTTATTTTGATGAAAGTTTAAAAAATATGCTAGCACAGAAAAAGGAAATAAAACAAAATTTTAAAACTCTACTTGAAAATGCGATGGATAAGGCTAAGGAAGGATTAACTTCACTTGATGAAATAATGAGGCAATTATGAGAAATCAAAAAGAAAAAATTTTATTTTTCACTAATGAACTAGCTCTACTTATAAAAAGTGGTCTAACTTTTACAAAAGCTATAGAAATTATATTAAAAGAAGAGAAGAATAAAAAATTTAAAGATATTCTAAAGAAAATTCATAAAAACTTAACTATGGGTAAAAATATTTATGATAGTTTTAAGCCTTTTGAAAATACTTTTGGAAGCACCTATTTATATATTTTAAAAATTGGAGAACTCAGTGGAAATATAGTGGAAAGCTTAGAAGATATTTCAAAATCTTTAGATTTTGATTTAAGTAGAAGGAAAAAATTAGGGGGAATTTTAATTTATCCCATAGTAGTTATCTGTTTGACATTTTTGATAGTCAGCTTCTTACTTATCTATATTCTACCCAGCTTTATTACAATTTTTGAAGAAAATCAAATTGAACTACCTTTAGTTACAAGGATTTTATTAGGTCTTTCAAGGAATTTTCATTATATTTTAATTTTTATAATATGTATATTAACAATAATATTTATTTTTAATATGTATATAAACAAAAATAAATATAAAAGAATAAGAAGAGATAAATTTCTTTTAAACATATTTTTATTTGGAGAATTAAAGAAACTATTACTGGCTTCAAACCTCTATCATTCATTTTCAATACTTTTGAATGCTGGAATAGGAATGGTAGAAAGTTTAGAAATAATGTATATGAACAATAATAACTACTATCTCAAAGATAGATTATTTGAAGTTAAGAAAGCTATATTAGCAGGAAATAACATAACTACTTCCTTTAAAAATTTAAATCTTTACAACGATAGATTTTCTATTTTAATCACTGTAGGAGAAGAAAGTGGATATCTCTCAGAAAATTTTTTACAAATTTCTAAAATTTTAAAAGAAGACTTTGATTACAAGTTAAAAAAATTACTAGCCATACTAGAACCTTTAGTAGTTCTAGTTTTAGGACTTATAGTTGGCTTCGTAGTTTTGGCAATATATCTACCAATACTATCAATAGGTGACATATTTATATAATAAAAAATTTTAATAACTCCTGTTGAGACTGAATTTTTAATCTAAAATGCTAATCGTTCACTAAAAAGCAAAACTCGTTGATAAATCAACTCAAACACTTGCTTTTTTGACGCTCACTAACATAGCATTTCTCGATAAAATTCGTCATTCACAGTCGTTATTTAAAATTTTTTGTAATTGTTCGCAGCCACTTATGTAAAATTTTTGTTATAATAACATTTTTAGGAGGTTTATATGAAAAATCGTGGTTTTTCTTTGATTGAAGTTATTGTAGCAGTAGCTATAATAGGAATATTATCAGGTATTGTTGGCTTAAAATTGAGATCTTATATAGCAACATCTAAAGATACTAG
This portion of the Fusobacterium periodonticum 1_1_41FAA genome encodes:
- a CDS encoding type II secretion system F family protein; amino-acid sequence: MRNQKEKILFFTNELALLIKSGLTFTKAIEIILKEEKNKKFKDILKKIHKNLTMGKNIYDSFKPFENTFGSTYLYILKIGELSGNIVESLEDISKSLDFDLSRRKKLGGILIYPIVVICLTFLIVSFLLIYILPSFITIFEENQIELPLVTRILLGLSRNFHYILIFIICILTIIFIFNMYINKNKYKRIRRDKFLLNIFLFGELKKLLLASNLYHSFSILLNAGIGMVESLEIMYMNNNNYYLKDRLFEVKKAILAGNNITTSFKNLNLYNDRFSILITVGEESGYLSENFLQISKILKEDFDYKLKKLLAILEPLVVLVLGLIVGFVVLAIYLPILSIGDIFI